From the genome of Rhizobium oryzihabitans:
CTGCTTCCGAGCTTTCGCGTGGCGGCATGCGCACCAAGATCGATGCGGGCAAGATCGCGACCGCTGCCGGCTGCGGCATGATCATCGCTTCCGGCAAGACGCTCAATCCGCTGAAGGCCATCGAAAACGGTGCACGCTCCTCCTGGTTTGCGCCATCAGGCACGCCGGTGACGGCGCGCAAGACCTGGATTGCTGGGCAGTTGCAGCCGGCCGGTGAAATCCATGTGGATGCCGGCGCGGAAAAAGCTCTATATGCCGGTAAAAGCCTGCTTCCCGCGGGCGTGCGTGTGGTGAAGGGCAATTTCGGACGCGGCGACGCGATTGCCATCATCGGCGTGGAAGGCCGCGAGGTCGCACGTGGTCTTGCGGGCTACGATGCGGAAGAGGCGCGCCTCATCATCGGTCACAAGTCCAATGAGATCGAGGCGATCCTCGGTTATGTCGGGCGTGCGGCGATGATCCATCGCGACGATCTTGTGATGACCGGTGCTGCCGTCAAAGTCAAAAATGCGAAGAAGGATGAGGTCCATGCCTGAACAGGCCGTGAAGCAGAGCCATGATATCGATGCGCTGATGATGACCATCGGCGCTCAGGCAAAAGCTGCTTCGCGACCGTTGTCCATTGCAGGGACTGAGCAGAAGAACCGCGCGCTTCTCGCCATGGCCTCCGCGATAGAGGCCTCCAGAGAAACGATCCTTGCGGCCAACAGGAAAGATCTGGCAGCGGCGGATAATGCCGGCCTTGCTGCTTCCTTCATCGACAGGCTCACCCTCAACGATGCGCGGATCGCCGGCATTGCCGAAGGTATCCGCTCGGTTGCTGCGTTGGCCGATCCGGTTGGCGAGGTCATCGCCGCCTGGGATCGTCCGAACGGGCTGAAGATCGAGCGGGTGCGCACGCCGCTTGGCGTCATCGGCGTGATCTACGAAAGCCGCCCGAATGTGACGGCGGATGCCGGTGCGCTCTGCCTTAAAGCGGGCAATGCCGTGATCCTGCGCGGTGGCTCGGATTCGCAACATTCATCGCGTGCTATTCATGCCTGCCTAGTCGAGGGCCTGAAGATTGCCGGTCTTCCCGAGCATGCCATTCAACTGGTGCCGGTCACCGACCGCGCCGCCGTGGGCGCGCTTCTTGGCGGCTTGAATGGCATGGTTGACGTGATTGTGCCGCGCGGCGGCAAAAGCCTCGTTGCGCGCGTGCAGTCTGAAGCGCGGGTTCCGGTCTTTGCGCATCTGGAAGGTATTTGCCATATCTATGTCGACGGCTCGGCCGATCTCGACATGGCGAAACGCATCGTCGTGAACGCCAAGATGCGCCGTACCGGCATTTGCGGGGCGGCCGAAACCCTGCTGGTGGATGCCGCTGCCGTGTCCACGCATCTGGAACCACTCATCAAGGGCCTGATCGAGGCCGGATGTGAAGTGCGCGGCTCTCAGGCCGTTCGCGATGTGGTTGAGGGCCTGAAAGCTGCGACAGAAGAAGACTGGCGCACCGAATATCTGGATGCAATCATTTCGGTTGCTGTCGTGGACGGCATTTCCGGCGCCATCGATCATATCAGCAGCTATTCGTCCAATCACACCGAGGCCGTAATCGCCGAGGATCCCGATGTGGTCGAACGTTTCTTCAACGAACTCGATTCGGCCATTCTGCTGCATAACGCCTCGACGCAATTTGCCGATGGTGGCGAATTCGGCATGGGTGCGGAAATCGGCATTGCGACCGGCAAGATGCATGCGCGGGGCCCGGTCGGCGTCGAGCAGCTCACCTCGTTCAAATACCGGGTGCATGGCACCGGCCAGACACGGACCTGATTTTGCCGACTGAGAAACGCCTCGACAGACGTTATCTCACCATGCCGCATGCGGAGCGCGGCATGGTTGTCGGGCTATTCGGCGGCTCTTTCAATCCGCCACATGCCGGCCATGCCCTTGTTGCCGAAATTGCGCTGCGCAGGTTGGGTCTCGATCAGCTCTGGTGGATGGTGACGCCTGGCAATCCGCTGAAAAGCCGCTCGGAACTGGCGTCTCTGGAGGATCGCATCGCCGCCTGCGAAAGGCTGGTCAGCGATCCGCGCATCAAGGTGACGGCCTTTGAAAAATCGCTGGGCATCAGCTACACGGCCAATACGCTCGCCAAGGTGAAGGCGAGAAATCCGCATGTCCGCTTTATCTGGATCATGGGCGCCGACAATCTGAAAAGCTTCCATCGCTGGCAGAAATGGCGGGAGATCGCAGAGACCTTTCCGATTGCGGTGATAGATCGGCCGGGCTCCACCCTGTCCTATCTCTCCTCCACCATGGCGCAGGCCTTCAGCCAGGCGCGGATCGATGAGGACGATGCGGGCGTTCTGTGGAAAAAACGCGCGCCCGCCTGGGTTTTCATCCATGGTCCGCGTTCGACGCTCAGTTCCACGGCATTGCGCAATGGTCACAAATGAAACGCATGATCACAAATGATGTATGCGCCATAAGCCGAAGCCTCCATATCTTGAAAAGTTAATGCTTTGGTGCCACCTTTATTGAGCGACGCAGAGAATCGCGTCGCCAGTACCTGTTTTGTCATTCTTGGAAAGGGAAAACCTCTGACAACAGTACACGCCAAGGGAAGAGCATTTGTTGCTATCCCGAAGGGCCAGGACAGTGGCGCCGATGCCGCCGACCACGCCCTCGAAACCGTCCTCGCGAGCCTCGAGGACTCCAAGGCCGAAGATATCGTATCTCTCAACATTGCCGGAAAATCGGCGCTTGCGGACTACATGGTTGTGGTCTCCGGGCGATCGAACAGGCATGTCTCGGCGATTTGCGAGCATCTTCTTAAAGATATGAAGGGTGAAGGGTTCGGAAACGCCCGCGTCGAAGGTCTCGAGACCGGAGACTGGGTGCTGATCGATACCGGCGATATCATCGTTCATGTGTTCCGTCCGGAAATCCGCGCCTTCTACAACATTGAAAAAATGTGGGCGACGCCGGATATGCCGGAAGAAACGCTGCATTGACACGGTGAGCCTTGTTGCGCATCGAGCTTCCCGACTATCTCGTTTGATGTCGGGCCGGTGCGTCTGGCCGGAAAGCGAACCGGCCGCATAGGAATCCGCAGTCTATGCTGTTAAGAGCGTGACCCTGTTGGGTCACGACGAATGCAGGTTTGCGATGCGGATTTCGATTTTTGCGGTGGGGCGGCTTAAATCCGGCCCGGAGAAGGATCTTGCGACCCGTTATATAGAGCGTCTCGCCAAGACCGGCCCGGCGATCGGGCTGGAGTTTTCGCGGGTGATCGAGGTCGCGGAAAGCCGGGCGTCGAATGCCGAGACACGCAAGCGCGAAGAAGCGGCGATGCTCGAAAAACACCTAGGGGACGGGGCGGTTCTCGTGCTTCTGGACGAGCGCGGCAAAGCGCTGGACAGTCCGGGTTTTGCGACATTTTTTGGTGATTTGCGCGATAGCGGCAAGCGTGACCTCGTGATCGCGATCGGTGGCGCCGATGGTCTTGATCCGGCCCTTTACGACAGGGCGGCGGCCGTTCTCAATCTCGGCAAGCTCACATGGCCGCATCAGATCGTTCGCATTTTGATCGCCGAGCAGCTTTACCGCGCCGTCACTATTCTTTCCGGTCATCCATACCATCGCGTTTGAGCAGGTTCCGGACACGGAAAATTGTCTCAATTTCAACATGAAGCTTCGCGAGACGGAAAGGCGTGGCGGCTCTGCCCACAGCCTCTTTCGGGCCTCTTGGAAGATTGCGGCAAAATCCCTAATATCGGCGCTCCTGCTTCGGCATCAAAGAAAGTTCAAATGGACAAGAGGTTTCAACGAAAACGGCACGCTGCCCTTGCGGGCGCGGTTTTCGCTGTCTTGTCGATCGGGACTTTTCCGGTCGATTTCGCTTTTTCGCGCGACGATGCCGGTGCCGTTCCAGTGGAGAATGGCGATTCCTCACCTGAGGCGCTTCAGACGCTGGAAAAGCGTCGTGATCAGAACCGGCAGGATCTGGAGGAGCTGGTCGACAGCATAGGCCTTTCCGAAGACAAGACCCGCACTCTTCAGGAAAGCATCGCTTCGCTTAATCAGGATAGCGCCCGCATCCGGGAGGAGCTGATCGCATCGGCTGCCCGG
Proteins encoded in this window:
- a CDS encoding glutamate-5-semialdehyde dehydrogenase — protein: MPEQAVKQSHDIDALMMTIGAQAKAASRPLSIAGTEQKNRALLAMASAIEASRETILAANRKDLAAADNAGLAASFIDRLTLNDARIAGIAEGIRSVAALADPVGEVIAAWDRPNGLKIERVRTPLGVIGVIYESRPNVTADAGALCLKAGNAVILRGGSDSQHSSRAIHACLVEGLKIAGLPEHAIQLVPVTDRAAVGALLGGLNGMVDVIVPRGGKSLVARVQSEARVPVFAHLEGICHIYVDGSADLDMAKRIVVNAKMRRTGICGAAETLLVDAAAVSTHLEPLIKGLIEAGCEVRGSQAVRDVVEGLKAATEEDWRTEYLDAIISVAVVDGISGAIDHISSYSSNHTEAVIAEDPDVVERFFNELDSAILLHNASTQFADGGEFGMGAEIGIATGKMHARGPVGVEQLTSFKYRVHGTGQTRT
- a CDS encoding nicotinate-nucleotide adenylyltransferase is translated as MPTEKRLDRRYLTMPHAERGMVVGLFGGSFNPPHAGHALVAEIALRRLGLDQLWWMVTPGNPLKSRSELASLEDRIAACERLVSDPRIKVTAFEKSLGISYTANTLAKVKARNPHVRFIWIMGADNLKSFHRWQKWREIAETFPIAVIDRPGSTLSYLSSTMAQAFSQARIDEDDAGVLWKKRAPAWVFIHGPRSTLSSTALRNGHK
- the rsfS gene encoding ribosome silencing factor is translated as MSDAENRVASTCFVILGKGKPLTTVHAKGRAFVAIPKGQDSGADAADHALETVLASLEDSKAEDIVSLNIAGKSALADYMVVVSGRSNRHVSAICEHLLKDMKGEGFGNARVEGLETGDWVLIDTGDIIVHVFRPEIRAFYNIEKMWATPDMPEETLH
- the rlmH gene encoding 23S rRNA (pseudouridine(1915)-N(3))-methyltransferase RlmH, with translation MRISIFAVGRLKSGPEKDLATRYIERLAKTGPAIGLEFSRVIEVAESRASNAETRKREEAAMLEKHLGDGAVLVLLDERGKALDSPGFATFFGDLRDSGKRDLVIAIGGADGLDPALYDRAAAVLNLGKLTWPHQIVRILIAEQLYRAVTILSGHPYHRV